In Deltaproteobacteria bacterium GWC2_55_46, a single window of DNA contains:
- a CDS encoding NAD-dependent deacylase has product MESGLIGSVRERLKAARSLVVLTGAGVSAESGVPTFRGAEGLWRNFNPQELATPEAFEADPRLVWEWYDWRRSIIAGIRPNPAHYALAELERRSPGFTLITQNVDGLHGAAGSRNVLEIHGSIWTVRCVECGNSSENRDVPIKILPRCSCGGLLRPGVVWFGESLPEEVLYRAFEAASSADCMLVIGTSGIVQPAASLAARAKGAGAFVAEINPEATPLSDIMDARLPGKAAELMPRLV; this is encoded by the coding sequence ATGGAATCAGGGCTTATAGGATCTGTAAGGGAAAGGCTCAAGGCGGCCCGCTCTCTGGTGGTGCTTACCGGCGCCGGGGTATCGGCTGAAAGCGGCGTGCCAACCTTCAGGGGGGCTGAAGGGCTTTGGCGTAACTTCAACCCCCAGGAGCTTGCCACCCCTGAGGCCTTTGAGGCTGACCCCAGGCTTGTATGGGAGTGGTATGACTGGAGGCGCTCGATAATAGCCGGGATCAGGCCAAACCCCGCCCATTACGCGCTCGCGGAACTTGAAAGGCGCTCCCCGGGTTTTACCCTTATAACCCAGAACGTGGACGGCCTGCACGGCGCGGCCGGGAGCAGGAACGTCCTTGAGATACACGGCTCCATCTGGACCGTCAGGTGCGTTGAGTGCGGAAATTCAAGTGAAAACAGGGATGTGCCGATAAAGATATTACCCAGGTGCTCCTGCGGCGGGCTCCTTCGCCCCGGTGTCGTCTGGTTCGGGGAATCGCTTCCCGAGGAGGTCCTCTATAGGGCCTTCGAGGCCGCTTCATCGGCAGACTGCATGCTGGTGATAGGTACTTCAGGCATCGTCCAGCCAGCGGCCTCTTTGGCGGCCAGGGCAAAGGGGGCGGGGGCCTTTGTCGCGGAGATAAACCCGGAGGCAACGCCGCTGTCTGATATAATGGACGCCAGGCTTCCGGGTAAGGCCGCGGAGTTGATGCCAAGGCTCGTTTGA
- a CDS encoding quinolinate synthase produces the protein MEKEELKKRVRALLKERNAIMIAHNYQRDEVQAVADITGDSLALSQAAAESPARVIVFCGVHFMAESAAILSPDKTVIMPRMDAGCPMADMITPEDLAREKENRPGVPVVAYVNTSAAVKALSDICCTSANAVKVVDSLAEERVYMIPDRNLSHYVSLRTKKKLEWWDGYCPTHERLTVKDVLKAKEENPGALFVCHPECNPEVVKLADHVCSTSGMYRFAKTSDAKTFIIGTEMGILYKLRTENPDKKFILPSRALICPNMKLTTLEDVEESLIEMKNVVTVPEDVREKAKATLDRMMRVPRDF, from the coding sequence TTGGAAAAGGAAGAGCTTAAAAAGAGGGTGAGGGCGCTTCTCAAGGAAAGGAACGCCATAATGATCGCCCATAATTACCAGAGGGACGAGGTGCAGGCGGTTGCCGATATCACCGGCGACTCATTGGCCTTGAGCCAGGCCGCGGCTGAAAGCCCCGCCAGGGTGATAGTCTTCTGCGGGGTACACTTCATGGCCGAGAGCGCGGCGATACTCTCGCCTGATAAGACGGTTATAATGCCGAGGATGGACGCCGGTTGCCCGATGGCGGACATGATAACGCCTGAGGATCTCGCAAGGGAGAAGGAGAACAGGCCCGGAGTGCCTGTTGTGGCCTACGTCAATACCAGCGCGGCTGTAAAGGCCTTGAGCGACATATGCTGCACTTCGGCCAACGCGGTCAAGGTCGTGGACTCGCTCGCCGAAGAGCGGGTCTACATGATCCCTGACAGGAACCTTTCGCATTATGTCTCTCTCAGGACGAAAAAGAAGCTGGAGTGGTGGGACGGGTACTGCCCCACGCATGAGAGGCTTACGGTCAAGGATGTGCTGAAGGCCAAGGAGGAAAACCCCGGGGCGCTCTTCGTCTGCCACCCCGAGTGCAACCCTGAGGTGGTAAAACTCGCCGACCACGTCTGCTCGACGTCAGGCATGTACAGGTTTGCGAAGACGAGCGATGCGAAGACCTTCATCATCGGCACCGAGATGGGCATACTCTACAAGCTCAGGACAGAGAACCCTGATAAGAAGTTCATCCTGCCTTCGAGGGCGCTCATATGCCCGAACATGAAGCTCACGACCCTTGAGGACGTCGAAGAGAGCCTTATCGAGATGAAGAACGTAGTAACGGTTCCGGAGGACGTGAGGGAGAAGGCGAAAGCGACCCTCGACAGGATGATGCGGGTTCCGAGGGACTTTTGA
- a CDS encoding 16S rRNA (guanine(966)-N(2))-methyltransferase RsmD: MRIIGGRFKGRRLAPFKGLHTRPTSDKVREAVFNILPGEFPFRSVLDLFAGTGAMGIEALSRGAVEATFVDSDPASLAVIRKNMELCGQQARVIKKDAVAAAADLARRGESFDLIIIDPPYSSELLLETLNAIDRGGLLAPGGIIVAESGKRAPLEADFTGIESFDQRGYGDTLVYFLRRREGTDA; encoded by the coding sequence TTGAGGATAATCGGGGGCAGGTTCAAGGGCAGGAGGCTCGCTCCCTTCAAGGGCCTCCATACAAGGCCGACCTCTGACAAGGTAAGGGAAGCGGTCTTCAACATACTCCCCGGGGAGTTTCCCTTCAGGAGCGTGCTCGACCTCTTTGCGGGAACCGGGGCAATGGGGATAGAGGCCCTTTCCCGCGGGGCTGTCGAAGCCACCTTTGTAGACAGCGACCCGGCGTCCCTGGCCGTTATAAGAAAAAACATGGAGCTATGCGGCCAGCAAGCCCGCGTGATAAAAAAAGACGCCGTCGCCGCGGCAGCCGATCTTGCGCGCAGGGGCGAGAGCTTCGACCTGATTATAATCGACCCCCCATACAGCTCAGAGCTCCTTCTGGAGACGCTAAACGCGATAGACCGCGGAGGCCTTCTGGCCCCCGGCGGGATAATAGTGGCCGAGTCCGGCAAGAGGGCCCCGCTTGAAGCGGACTTCACCGGTATAGAATCATTTGACCAGAGGGGGTACGGCGACACCCTGGTCTATTTCCTGAGACGCCGGGAGGGTACAGATGCCTAA
- a CDS encoding glycosyl transferase, with the protein MEESVSIVIPVYEEEESLPHLYKSIKEAMDGLGRKYEIVFVDDGSKDGTLRVLESIQEKDPAVIVVSFRRNFGQTAAMAAGFEYAKGDIIITMDADLQNDPKDIPRLLEKINGHDVVSGWRKRRQDKFISRRLPSIVANGLISWVTGVRLHDYGCTLKAYRKEVIKNVRLYGEMHRFIPAIASWVGASITEVETNHHPRKFGKSKYGISRTIRVVLDLITVKFLQSFSTRPIHAFGPGGLALGFIGFIIALYLSFEKIVMGESIGGRPLLFLSVLMMILGVQLVIMGLLGEMLARVYHESQGKPIYTVRKVLGR; encoded by the coding sequence TTGGAAGAGTCTGTTTCCATAGTCATACCGGTTTACGAAGAGGAAGAGAGCCTGCCCCATCTCTATAAGTCCATAAAGGAAGCGATGGACGGGCTTGGGAGGAAGTACGAAATAGTCTTTGTGGACGACGGCAGCAAGGACGGTACCTTAAGGGTGCTGGAATCCATCCAGGAGAAGGACCCCGCGGTGATCGTGGTCTCTTTCAGGAGGAACTTCGGCCAGACCGCGGCTATGGCAGCCGGGTTCGAGTATGCCAAGGGCGACATCATCATCACCATGGACGCGGATTTGCAGAACGACCCCAAGGACATACCCAGGCTCCTTGAGAAGATAAACGGCCATGACGTGGTGAGCGGCTGGCGCAAGCGCCGCCAGGACAAGTTCATATCCCGCAGGCTCCCGTCGATCGTGGCCAACGGGCTTATCTCCTGGGTCACCGGGGTCCGCCTCCACGACTACGGCTGCACGCTCAAGGCCTACAGGAAAGAGGTCATAAAGAACGTCAGGCTCTACGGAGAGATGCACAGGTTCATCCCTGCGATAGCGAGCTGGGTGGGGGCGTCGATAACGGAGGTGGAGACCAACCACCATCCAAGGAAGTTCGGAAAGTCCAAGTACGGGATATCAAGGACGATAAGGGTAGTACTCGACCTTATTACGGTAAAGTTCCTGCAGAGCTTCTCCACAAGGCCCATACACGCCTTCGGCCCCGGGGGGCTGGCCCTCGGCTTCATAGGCTTCATCATCGCCCTTTATCTCAGTTTCGAGAAGATAGTGATGGGAGAGAGCATAGGCGGCAGGCCGCTTCTTTTCCTTAGCGTACTCATGATGATACTCGGGGTCCAGCTCGTCATAATGGGCCTTTTGGGCGAGATGCTCGCCAGGGTCTATCACGAGTCCCAGGGCAAGCCCATCTATACGGTGAGAAAGGTGCTGGGCAGATGA
- a CDS encoding glycosyl transferase family 2: MPRLTVTIIALNEEANIRGCLESVKWADEIIVSDSGSDDRTVDICREYGARVFNDEWLGFGRQKNLAGDRASGDWILNIDADERVTPGLKEEILEAMAGGAKGYYVPRKNYFGDRWIRHCGWWPDYNLRLYRKGSGRFTDRYVHERVEVKGPTAKLKSPLEHRTYKDVSDYLGRMERYSTLAAEEMLNQGRNAGITDILLRPSFTFFKMYVLRRGFLDGTAGVILSILYASYTLAKYAKLWEMKSGLK; encoded by the coding sequence ATGCCGCGACTGACGGTCACCATCATAGCCCTCAACGAAGAGGCGAACATCAGGGGCTGCCTGGAAAGCGTCAAATGGGCGGACGAGATAATCGTCTCTGATTCAGGGAGCGATGACAGGACCGTCGATATCTGCAGGGAGTACGGGGCCAGGGTCTTCAACGACGAGTGGCTCGGCTTCGGCAGGCAGAAGAACCTCGCCGGGGACAGGGCCTCCGGCGACTGGATACTAAACATAGACGCCGACGAGAGGGTGACGCCGGGGCTAAAAGAAGAGATACTCGAGGCGATGGCGGGCGGCGCGAAAGGGTATTACGTCCCGAGGAAGAACTACTTCGGCGACAGGTGGATAAGGCATTGCGGCTGGTGGCCCGACTACAACCTGCGCCTTTACAGGAAGGGGTCGGGCAGGTTCACCGACAGGTACGTGCACGAAAGGGTCGAGGTTAAAGGCCCCACGGCGAAGCTTAAAAGCCCTCTTGAGCACAGGACCTATAAGGACGTATCGGATTATTTGGGGAGGATGGAGAGGTACTCGACCCTTGCCGCCGAGGAGATGCTCAACCAGGGCAGGAACGCGGGTATAACCGACATACTCCTTCGGCCGTCTTTCACGTTTTTCAAGATGTACGTATTAAGGCGCGGTTTTCTGGACGGGACGGCCGGTGTGATCCTCTCGATACTCTACGCTTCATACACGCTTGCCAAATACGCCAAGCTATGGGAGATGAAGTCCGGGCTTAAATGA
- a CDS encoding AMMECR1 domain-containing protein: MSLNVQERQELLKAARTSIEAAVTKKLSVLNPALESEAIKQDSGAFVSIHKNGRLRGCIGVFASKDPLWKTVQEMACSAASKDPRFVPVEKGELPEIDIEISVLSPLRQIKDINEIEVGRHGIYIMQGRNRGVLLPQVASEHGFDREEFLDETCIKAGLEPNAWREGADIYIFEAEVFGERERV, from the coding sequence ATGTCTTTAAACGTACAGGAAAGGCAAGAGCTGCTCAAGGCCGCCAGAACCTCTATCGAGGCCGCGGTCACGAAAAAACTCAGTGTACTGAACCCTGCTCTGGAGTCAGAGGCCATCAAGCAGGACTCAGGGGCCTTCGTATCCATTCACAAGAACGGGCGCTTAAGAGGCTGCATAGGCGTATTCGCCTCGAAAGACCCGCTATGGAAGACGGTGCAGGAGATGGCCTGTTCAGCGGCTTCAAAAGACCCGAGGTTCGTGCCGGTTGAAAAGGGTGAGCTTCCTGAGATCGATATCGAGATATCGGTCCTTTCCCCTTTACGTCAGATAAAAGATATAAACGAGATAGAGGTAGGCCGCCACGGGATCTACATAATGCAGGGGCGAAACAGGGGTGTGCTCCTTCCGCAGGTGGCCTCGGAGCACGGCTTCGACAGGGAGGAGTTCCTCGACGAGACATGCATAAAGGCAGGCCTTGAGCCGAACGCATGGAGAGAAGGGGCGGATATCTATATCTTTGAGGCGGAGGTGTTCGGGGAGAGGGAGAGGGTTTAG
- a CDS encoding pantetheine-phosphate adenylyltransferase: MPKHIGVYPGTFDPITRGHLDVIERGIKLFDVLIVAVAESLSKAPFFDVEERLEMIRDEVRKYKKVKVESFDCLLMDYMKKKKANIVLRGLRVVSDFEFEFQMALINRKLDPTVETVFMMTSDNYAPVSSRFIKEIARYGGDVAAFVTPGVSRKLRKKFKEKDLDAAT; this comes from the coding sequence ATGCCTAAGCACATAGGCGTATATCCGGGCACGTTCGACCCCATCACCAGGGGACACCTCGACGTCATCGAGCGCGGCATAAAGCTCTTTGACGTCCTTATAGTCGCGGTTGCCGAAAGCCTCTCCAAGGCCCCTTTCTTCGACGTCGAGGAGAGGCTTGAGATGATACGCGACGAGGTAAGGAAGTACAAAAAGGTAAAGGTCGAAAGCTTCGACTGCCTTCTCATGGACTACATGAAAAAGAAGAAGGCGAATATCGTGCTGAGGGGCCTGCGTGTGGTCTCTGATTTCGAGTTCGAGTTCCAGATGGCGCTCATCAACCGCAAGCTCGACCCGACCGTAGAGACGGTATTCATGATGACCTCTGACAACTACGCGCCTGTAAGCTCCAGGTTCATAAAGGAGATAGCCCGCTACGGCGGGGACGTAGCCGCGTTCGTAACGCCGGGGGTCTCAAGGAAGCTCAGGAAAAAGTTCAAGGAAAAGGATCTGGACGCGGCGACATAG
- a CDS encoding lipopolysaccharide heptosyltransferase II has protein sequence MAMLKAGVKRVLVRVPNWIGDAVMCLPALDALKALYPSAKLTLLAKARVVPVFENNPAVAGIIEYGEGHRGLLGRLRLAAELKRGGFDLAVLFQNAFDAAFISFLSRIPERAGHARDLRSPLLTRAITASDEVKKKHQVFYYLNIIEALGGKVPDRPLPGLYISEEESRWARRFLKERGLEGAPVFGAAPGASYGPAKRWPPERFASVLGALAAERKGAALVFGGPEDTEACAAVKAAFAPAIDLSGKLTLRQSMALVSLVEAVVTNDSGPMHISAALGVPTVAVFGSTEDSLTGPLGERVTVVRKKIECSPCFKRECRFGHYDCLRAIGADEVLTAIKGLAA, from the coding sequence ATGGCCATGCTGAAAGCTGGAGTTAAGAGGGTGCTCGTGAGGGTGCCGAACTGGATAGGGGACGCTGTCATGTGCCTTCCTGCCCTTGACGCGCTCAAGGCCCTTTATCCGTCGGCGAAGCTTACCCTGCTCGCGAAGGCGAGGGTGGTCCCTGTCTTTGAGAACAACCCGGCCGTCGCGGGAATAATCGAGTATGGCGAGGGGCACAGGGGGCTCCTGGGGAGGCTCAGGCTTGCGGCCGAGCTTAAGCGGGGGGGCTTTGACCTGGCGGTCCTCTTCCAGAACGCGTTTGACGCGGCCTTCATATCATTTCTTTCAAGGATACCTGAGCGCGCGGGCCATGCCAGGGACTTGAGGTCGCCGCTCCTTACCCGCGCCATAACAGCCTCGGACGAAGTCAAAAAAAAGCACCAGGTATTTTATTATCTCAATATAATAGAGGCCCTTGGCGGCAAAGTCCCGGACAGGCCTTTGCCGGGCCTGTATATATCGGAAGAAGAGTCCCGCTGGGCAAGGCGGTTCCTCAAGGAAAGAGGGCTTGAAGGGGCGCCCGTTTTCGGCGCGGCTCCGGGCGCGAGCTACGGGCCAGCAAAGAGGTGGCCGCCGGAGAGGTTCGCTTCCGTGCTTGGCGCTCTCGCGGCTGAAAGAAAAGGCGCCGCCCTCGTATTCGGCGGCCCGGAGGATACGGAGGCGTGCGCCGCTGTAAAGGCCGCCTTCGCCCCGGCGATAGACCTCTCCGGCAAGCTCACGCTCAGGCAGTCGATGGCCCTTGTCTCTTTGGTAGAGGCGGTGGTGACAAACGACTCGGGGCCGATGCACATATCGGCTGCCCTGGGGGTGCCGACAGTAGCGGTCTTCGGCTCGACGGAAGATTCGCTTACCGGGCCTTTGGGCGAGAGGGTAACAGTGGTGAGAAAAAAGATAGAGTGCAGCCCGTGCTTCAAAAGGGAGTGCAGGTTCGGGCATTACGACTGCTTGAGGGCGATAGGGGCGGACGAGGTCCTTACCGCGATAAAGGGGTTGGCGGCATGA
- a CDS encoding aspartate aminotransferase: MFKLSQRLSGLEESVTLAITAKARALKAEGKDVVGFGAGEPDFDTPENIKEAAIKAIRDGQTKYTAVGGINELKDAIIGKFRRDNALTYGRDEVIVSCGGKHSIFNLFQAVLNIGDEVIIPAPYWVSYPVMVALGGGTPRVVHTKEADGFRMSPEAFKASIGPNTKAVVINSPSNPTGAAYTEKELLELAEIALENGLLIISDEIYEKLTYDGFKATSIASISDEVKKSTVVLNGVSKTYSMTGWRIGYAAGAKEIIKAMTNIQSQSTSNPTSISQWAAVEAISGPQDAIAMMVREFGKRRDAMVAGLNAINGISAITPQGAFYVFANVSGLFGRSYNGKMIKGSVDLATYLIDEAGIAVVPGEPFGDDNFVRLSYATSMENILKGVKRIGEAAGALK; the protein is encoded by the coding sequence ATGTTCAAGCTTTCGCAAAGGCTTTCAGGACTCGAAGAATCTGTAACGCTCGCGATAACCGCCAAGGCGCGGGCCTTGAAGGCCGAAGGAAAAGACGTTGTTGGCTTCGGCGCCGGCGAGCCCGACTTTGACACCCCGGAGAACATAAAAGAGGCCGCCATAAAGGCCATCCGCGACGGGCAGACAAAATACACCGCCGTTGGCGGGATAAACGAGCTAAAGGACGCCATAATAGGGAAGTTCAGGAGGGACAACGCCCTTACCTACGGAAGGGACGAGGTAATAGTCTCCTGCGGCGGCAAGCACTCCATCTTTAACCTGTTCCAGGCGGTCCTCAATATCGGCGACGAGGTCATAATACCGGCCCCGTACTGGGTATCATACCCGGTGATGGTAGCCCTGGGCGGCGGGACCCCGAGGGTCGTCCACACCAAAGAGGCCGACGGCTTCAGGATGTCGCCCGAGGCGTTCAAGGCGAGCATCGGCCCGAATACCAAGGCTGTCGTCATAAACAGCCCTTCAAACCCCACCGGCGCGGCTTATACCGAAAAGGAGCTTCTTGAGCTCGCCGAGATAGCCCTTGAGAACGGCCTCCTTATAATATCTGACGAGATATACGAGAAGCTCACCTATGACGGCTTCAAGGCGACCTCGATAGCTTCCATTTCCGATGAGGTCAAGAAGAGTACGGTCGTTTTAAACGGCGTATCAAAGACCTATTCTATGACAGGCTGGAGGATAGGGTACGCGGCAGGGGCAAAGGAGATAATAAAGGCCATGACCAATATCCAGAGCCAGTCTACCTCTAACCCCACGTCGATCAGCCAGTGGGCGGCAGTAGAGGCTATAAGCGGCCCGCAGGACGCGATAGCCATGATGGTCAGGGAGTTCGGCAAGAGGCGCGACGCCATGGTCGCGGGCCTTAACGCCATAAATGGCATAAGCGCGATAACACCCCAGGGCGCCTTCTACGTATTCGCCAACGTATCGGGCCTCTTCGGGAGGTCTTACAACGGGAAGATGATAAAGGGCTCGGTCGACCTTGCGACATATCTTATCGACGAGGCTGGGATAGCCGTTGTACCGGGAGAGCCGTTCGGGGACGATAACTTCGTAAGGCTCTCCTACGCTACCTCGATGGAGAATATATTGAAGGGCGTCAAGAGGATAGGGGAGGCGGCAGGGGCGCTTAAGTAA